AGTCATCCGAATTTGTTTCAAACCCAAAAACGGCATTTTAATATTTTTCcgaaattttttttgttttatttttgttttggattaaaagttcatttcgatattttatttatttatttatgttttggattaaaagcccatcagagtttctttgttttttgtaTTTAAAGACATTTGGTGTGGCCATCAAGATTATCTTTCttcataataaaatttaaaattttcttgtTTATGATGGATTCCAGCTTTATTTAACAAATTTGTCGCTTGCAAACTTGAATTTTGTTCTAGGTTTAGCGCTTGTTAATCTCTAAAGTTTTCGAGTGCGTCAGAAACACAGTCATATCGTTACTCGAATAATGTTTGAACTAGCACGCACTAGACCATGCCCATTAACATGTATGCaagctgaaaataaaatattctacccaaatttgaaaatttatatcAAGAATGAAACCAACTAATTTTAAGTTTTTATCTAATATCATCAATTTCCACATGGAAACACGACTCCAACTTAATATAGATTATAGGTTTCTATTAGTTCTTGGAGGTCATCTACAATAATAATAACCAAATTTTGTTCCACTAAGTGGGTCTGATGCTCTATCAAAAACTATGCTTTATTTAAAGTGTTAATTTCGAaatcttttttaataatttttcttatGATTTTTCTAGGTCTTTTCTGCCTCTATTTGTTTGACTCATCTCTATTTGATCTACTTCTTTATTATAGAACCTATCAGTCTTCTCTCTGCATGCTCAAATCAGAGTTTATTTTTCACCatattttttctaaataataACATAACGCCTATTTCGGCTTGTTTAGGTCACAAACACCACATTCAACATGTGAAATTAGATAGTATTCTTGATGGTCTGGTAGGTGTGAACAACAAATAAGATCTGTGGATTAGGTTTAACATTAGAAGAGTTAAATACGAATCTTTTCCCCATTGCCTTTAACAAAAAAGTAGACGTCAAAGTTAAAATTAaagacaaaataaattaaatggttaatgaattttttggtccctctaaatattttagATTTCGTTTTTAGCCCCTctaaaaatttccttcaaaaaataGTTCCTCTAAAATTTTTCATCCACACTTTTAGTCCCTCCTGCTAACGTCCGTTAACAGAGCTGACGTGACACTGCCACGTGGCAAAGATGCTGACATGAATGAAACGTGGCATTTGATtcccattttatatttttttatttaaattttatctaTAACGACATAATTTCCGTCGCAAAATCCATCGCAAACATGAACATCATATAATGGCCCAGAATTTGTAGCTAATTTGTAACTAATTCCTAGCTAATTCAAAGACATCATTTTTATGacctaaaatttgtttttttacatGATATTTTACAAGAAATTTTATCACATTATAAGGATATCTCTcacaaaaacttaattttttttttacttgagatgaattaaatatgaatttttttacaGGTCGATTTTCTTTAAAACGGAAACAAGGAAAACGTTAACATATGATTGATTTTTAAGCTATTATTTTTCAGGAAGTTATAtcataacatatataaaatatCTGCAAATAATTTTTATGGCATTTCAAATAAGTctcgatttattttatttttttttatcaaaacacaTATATGTGTTTTGatcagaaatttaaaataaatcgaGACTTATGCTAAATGTCATGAAATTTTGCAGATAATTTTTATGTGTTATCATCTAATTTCTTGCAAAATATTAGCTAAAAAAATCAATCATATTCCAATATTACATTGTTTCCGTTTCGTGGAATACCAGCGCttaaaaaattcttatttaattaacctcatgaagaaaaaaaaattgtgggAGAGATCCTTTTAATTTGATAGActaatatgaagaagaagaaaaaaagtaaaGTATGTCAGTCATTTTACAATCAATAGGGTTAAATTTCTCATTTCGTCACttgaaaaaaaacatttatatgttattcaaaaaaaaaaaacatttatatgtgttttgatcaaaaaatcaaaataaattgagACTAATTCGAAATGTCATGAAAATTTGCGGATATTTTATATATGGTATGATATAACTCCCTGAAAAATAATAGCCTAAAAATCAATCATATGCTAACATTTTCGTTGTTTCCGTTTTAAAGAAAATCAACTcgttaaaaaattcatatttaattcatctcaagtcaaaaaaaaaattaagtttttgtgAGAGATATCCTTATAATGTGAtaaaatttcttataaaaaatcaTGACAGAACAATGTGGACAGCTGTAATATATCAATGACAGAACAATTCATGCAGATCAGCTCCAAGAATGAAGAAGCTCAGATGCGTATCCTACTTCTTCAAAATGCCAATAAGAATTAGTACTATACTAgtcattaaaatataaaaaacacttCATTAGAGAGTGATAACGAATCCTTATATTAAGTTGCATAATAACTACAATTAAGTAAAAACTACTACATGTTTTCCtgtacttttttttataaattcataTTGTgtcatgaatatatgattataAAAAATTGTTGTAATAATATTGGTGACACCTAAAATAAAAATCCTGTATTATGCAGTTACTCATGTCTCAGGCATAGTGAAGTTACATACACTAGTTACAAGCTAGCAGTCAATATTGACGATGCTTCTTGTTGTCTCAAGCTATCAGCCACATGAGCAATTACTCCTATACCAGCATTGTGAAGCCACTCACTTTTCACCTGAAATTGAGAAATTCTGATGTTAAAAACTCTATCAATGATGCCATCATCATCTGAGAGAACAGGTGGATAATTACATGAATGTTGTTATGAGCAAAGAAAGGCCAGAATGATGAATGGAAGCTGACATCAACTTTTCTCCATCCCAACTGTTGTAATCCCTGTATGACTTCCTCTGTTCAGAAGATACATAGTGGCTTTAGTGGAACAACAGAACAGATAATTGATAACTCTGAACAGATAATTCATAATTCTTCAGCTACTCTAGGCATTAATGTCACCTTCGATAATTTCATGATATTCCACAGTCTTATGGGTACCAGGTGCATTTTGAGCTTCTTCCTTTGCTTTCATTGCTTCTTGAGAAAATTGAGGACCATCGGAAGGGACTGGAGGGCAATACTCAACATCAACCACGTGCTTGTATCCATCTAAAGATTGGCTAGGAGGCTGTCAATACAATAGAAAATGTTAGTACGCTAGAAACATTAAAGCATTCTCAATTTTCTAGCTCAAACATTTTCctgttttatattaaataatttctcCCCCTAGTTTTTGTATGGAATCAGCCAGAAGAACACTGATGCTATCGTTATCTCCATTCCAAAAGTTAATAATTTATCTTCCAAGTTTGCGACACATATCATGACACTGATAAACTAGGATGGCAGAATTAATACCACTAACAATATATTAGTTGCAGTTAATTGCTTTGATCcatcattaattttatttatttataagggATTTATATACATTATTCAAGAACACCAGTAATGCAAGTATCAGCTAATACAAATTTAACTCCCAAACACTACCACATGCATTCTTGGACAAAGCCTTTCATTTCATGCCAACAGATTGTGACTCTGCAGTGATAGGAATTTCCACTTCAACTTTCAATATGTAATTATGAAGGGTTGCCAGAGGTTAGGCTACAAATGAACTGGGTTAACATACTGCCAATTATAAATCCTTCTTGATAGATGAGAGAAGGTCTACCTACCTTGCTATCAAGAGAAAAGGAAAGTTATCCATTGAGATATAAAAAAATGCGGACTGTGCAGGGGTCGATTGTTGATAGAAGGTCTATCTCAGGGCACTCCGCGGTTTTGGGAGGAAATTTGGTAATGAAGAGGAGTAAAAGCAAATACTAGTTGCAAGGTCAAGTGCAAAGACAGAATTTCAAGATATGGCTCACAATGTTTAAGCTGTGTAATGGGTGAAGAATTGAAGATCAAATTTGATGACCTAAAAATAAACTATGAGGATCCGATGAGGCTATTCCGTGACAATAATTTTGTAAGTAGCATTGCACACAATCCAATACAACATTATAGATCCAAACACAAAGATAGACTGACGTTTGATCATAAAGAAATTAGATAGCGGTCTAATAACTATTACCTAAACCCCCTCTGGACTTCAATTGGTTAACACCAAGGGGCTTGCCACCAAGCAGTTCCTAGATCCTACGTGCAAGCTGAGATGATTGACATCTACTCAACAGCCTGAGGGAGAGTTTTGTAAATATGTAACTGGCATAAATTTAGGATAGAATATCATCTGTACATATTTTCAATGTATCAGTTATTATTGAGACGAAATTTATTCCCTTTTTCTTGATTAAGATGTATAAGGCTTAGCCTATATAACCACATTAGTGTTAGTACTTTTTCCAATTCAATAAAGAAGATTTGGTTCTTCTCTTGTTTTCCCACTGAAATCCTTCTCCTCTTTTTTCTGCTTTTCATTTGACTTAATAACAAATTAGAATGTTAGTGATAACCTTACAATGAGTAATTAGATTACAAGCTCAAGACATTAACAATGTCGGAATATACAGTATATAACTCTAACCATCTTAAATCTTAAACATTGAAATCAATAACAAGTGAACAAGATAAACTAAAAGGAGAAATCATCATATTCACCTTACTGAGCTCCATTTCCCTCCTTATCGAGGATGTGCGCCATCCAACCATATCTATATTAAGTTAAAGAAATTACCAAATTGAGGAAGAGGGGAGCAAAAGTTACCACTTATATACCTAGCAGGTCGTAGAATAAATAAAACATACTGAGAGGATACGATCATATGAAACATTAGCATAAATAATGCGACATTTAAATGCTCCAAGTGCAGATCTACAAAAACACTAAATCTTGTAAGTAACATATtacttaatttaaaaaataatgcgAAGTAAGCACCAATAGATTCCTTTGCTTACAGAAACTTTCCATCTTCACAATCAGAAGCCATTCTCAACAGAAGAGGTGGTCTGTTGGGTTTACCATCAGTAAGGAACAACTGACTACCTGTCCGACCAACAAATAAAGGAGCCATAGGTGCAGCAATCTTTTCTAGTATTGGGACGCCCAACAGAAATGGAAGCTGGAAAATATGCACACAACACTCTTATGTCCGGTAAATTTTCGGTGTAAATTGAGAAACATGAAGAGTTTCAACAAAGGGTTGCCTCAGTGTCATTAACATAAAATTTATCCAGCAAGATTAAAATTTTGTCAGGGTCTGTTTGTGGTTAATGTAAATCCCAATTGAACTTTTTCTCATTATTGGAAGTGCTAGTGCTAGTGAAGGGAAGCCTTTGGCCCAACAGTTGAAGTTGCTGCCATGTGACATGGTCATTAGATCAGTCTCCAGCAAATGCAAGGTAATGCAGCCTAAAATAGACCCACAATTGATCTAACCCTTCCCTGAACCCTATGGAGGGAACTTTATAGCACCATGTTGTCCGTTTTTTGGTTTAACACTGCGATTGAGGAAGAGCTATTAGTATTCTCTCCTCTTTTTACTCTTccttttttcattttcaaaagTCTTTGAAGGTTATATGCTGTTAGACTTCTTCTAATGGCAATTATGGGCAGTTAACTTCTGAGAAGTTATCATGGcagttatattatttaattttaggaATAAATAGGGAAAGGATAGGAGAAATTGATTATGGGGCAATTTTGTAATGGTGTTTGGAGGGAGAGACCAGGCTCTCTAATTCTACCAAGCTCTCTAATTCTTGGAGGGAGAGACCACGACTCTCGATTTTCTTGGATAGGAATTGTCTTTTAAtagtataataattatttatttagctAATGTGAATTATGCATATGTTGTAATTATGTGTATGTTGTAAGCTCTGTAGCACCGACATGGCGACACCTCTAAAAAAAGGTGTCCATGTCAATGTCGGTGTCCGAAACCGACATTAACATTTGTGATTAcatttaattaattcatttttcaaattACTACCGGTGTCGACGTGTCATTATCGGCGTC
Above is a window of Vicia villosa cultivar HV-30 ecotype Madison, WI unplaced genomic scaffold, Vvil1.0 ctg.000053F_1_1_3, whole genome shotgun sequence DNA encoding:
- the LOC131623171 gene encoding putative lipase C4A8.10 isoform X2, whose amino-acid sequence is MSATTNGKSISSMGNSRNDPDHLLVLVHGILASTADWTYAEAELKRRLGKNFLIFVSSSNTYTKTFTGIDGAGKRLADEVLQVVRKTESLKRISFLAHSLGGLFARYAISVLYSRDTYNRDQPDDLATNTEGNSQSTSFSKGGMIAGLEPINFITLATPHLGVRGKRQLPFLLGVPILEKIAAPMAPLFVGRTGSQLFLTDGKPNRPPLLLRMASDCEDGKFLSALGAFKCRIIYANVSYDHMVGWRTSSIRREMELSKPPSQSLDGYKHVVDVEYCPPVPSDGPQFSQEAMKAKEEAQNAPGTHKTVEYHEIIEEEVIQGLQQLGWRKVDVSFHSSFWPFFAHNNIHVKSEWLHNAGIGVIAHVADSLRQQEASSILTASL